The Deltaproteobacteria bacterium genome window below encodes:
- the rfbB gene encoding dTDP-glucose 4,6-dehydratase: MRKILITGGAGFIGSNFVLHMRAAHPGDRLVVLDKLTYAGNLENLASLKEGPLYRFVKGDITDINLVDALFTEEGIDTVVNFAAESHVDRSILGPRDFIETNILGTFTLLEAARKHWGNDSGGKRFLHVSTDEVYGTLGPTGFFTETTAYSPNSPYAASKASSDHLVRAYFHTYGLPVLTTNCSNNYGPYQFPEKLIPLMVINALKGKALPVYGDGLNVRDWLYVEDHCRAVDTVLEKGRLGETYNIGGRNEKKNIEIVKLICSVLDRKAGEGALKEYPFEGSREKLITFVKDRPGHDRRYAIDCSKMEKELGWAPAHCFEDGIAKTIDWYIANRDWWDRIISGEYTKYYSLQYSDRIVTQAE, translated from the coding sequence ATGCGTAAGATACTCATAACAGGCGGCGCAGGCTTCATCGGCTCTAATTTCGTCCTCCACATGAGGGCCGCCCACCCCGGCGACAGGCTCGTGGTGCTCGATAAGCTCACCTACGCGGGCAACCTAGAAAACCTCGCGTCTTTAAAGGAGGGGCCGCTATACAGGTTCGTGAAGGGCGATATAACCGATATAAATCTCGTTGACGCGCTCTTTACGGAAGAGGGCATAGACACGGTCGTGAACTTCGCTGCCGAATCGCACGTGGACCGCTCGATACTCGGCCCCAGGGACTTCATAGAGACGAACATCCTCGGCACATTCACCCTGCTCGAGGCCGCGAGGAAGCACTGGGGCAATGATTCCGGCGGAAAAAGGTTCCTCCACGTCTCGACCGACGAGGTCTACGGCACGCTCGGGCCCACAGGCTTTTTCACAGAGACTACCGCCTACAGCCCCAACTCGCCCTATGCCGCGAGCAAGGCCTCATCCGACCATCTCGTCAGGGCCTACTTCCACACCTACGGGCTCCCGGTCCTCACGACCAACTGCTCGAACAACTACGGGCCGTACCAGTTTCCGGAGAAGCTCATCCCGTTGATGGTAATAAACGCATTGAAGGGCAAGGCCCTTCCGGTCTATGGCGACGGGCTTAACGTCAGGGACTGGCTCTATGTCGAGGACCACTGCAGGGCCGTGGATACCGTCCTTGAAAAAGGGAGGCTCGGCGAGACCTACAACATAGGCGGCCGGAACGAGAAGAAGAATATCGAGATAGTAAAGCTCATCTGCTCGGTCCTGGACAGGAAGGCCGGTGAGGGCGCATTAAAGGAGTACCCCTTCGAGGGGAGCCGCGAAAAGCTCATCACCTTCGTGAAGGACAGGCCCGGCCACGACAGGAGATACGCCATAGACTGTTCGAAGATGGAGAAGGAGCTCGGCTGGGCGCCGGCGCATTGCTTCGAGGACGGGATAGCGAAGACCATAGACTGGTACATCGCCAACCGCGACTGGTGGGACAGGATAATCTCCGGCGAGTACACTAAATATTATAGCCTCCAGTATAGTGATAGAATCGTAACGCAGGCTGAATGA
- the rfbD gene encoding dTDP-4-dehydrorhamnose reductase gives MKALLTGAKGQLGSDLGPLLRNAGFETAAFGSSELDIADATAVFNAVRKERPGLIINAAAYTKVDLAEKERERAFAVNSDGPANLGRAALEAGIPLIHVSTDFVFDGSRAVPYREDDATNPQSVYGESKLAGEAALAALLDKRVVIRTSWVYGVTGHNFVKTILRLASERDSLRVVYDQVGSPTWSADLASAIVEVAKSISAGKSPWGTYHYSNEGVASWFDFAVAICEEAKALGTGLKCSAIEPILTAEYPVPARRPAFSVLDKARIKGAFGLRIPYWRDSLRSMLKELKATSEN, from the coding sequence ATGAAGGCACTACTGACAGGCGCAAAAGGGCAGCTCGGGAGCGACCTTGGGCCGCTTCTCCGGAATGCCGGGTTCGAGACAGCGGCCTTCGGCTCATCCGAGCTTGACATAGCGGACGCCACTGCGGTTTTCAACGCGGTACGGAAGGAGAGGCCCGGCCTTATAATAAACGCGGCGGCTTACACGAAGGTCGATCTCGCCGAGAAGGAGAGGGAAAGGGCCTTTGCCGTGAATTCCGACGGCCCTGCAAACCTCGGACGGGCCGCGCTTGAGGCGGGCATCCCACTTATACACGTCTCGACCGATTTCGTATTCGACGGGTCGAGGGCGGTCCCTTACAGGGAAGACGACGCGACCAACCCGCAGAGCGTCTATGGAGAGTCCAAGCTCGCGGGCGAGGCGGCCCTCGCGGCCCTTTTGGATAAGCGCGTGGTCATACGCACCTCGTGGGTCTACGGGGTCACGGGGCATAACTTCGTAAAGACGATACTGAGGCTCGCATCGGAGCGGGACTCGCTCAGGGTGGTATACGACCAGGTCGGCTCTCCGACCTGGAGCGCGGACCTGGCCTCCGCGATAGTCGAGGTCGCAAAATCAATCAGCGCGGGCAAAAGCCCCTGGGGGACTTACCATTATTCCAATGAGGGTGTGGCGAGCTGGTTCGATTTCGCGGTTGCGATATGCGAGGAGGCGAAGGCGCTCGGCACCGGGCTTAAGTGCTCGGCAATAGAGCCGATACTCACGGCTGAATATCCTGTCCCGGCCAGGAGGCCTGCCTTCTCGGTCCTGGACAAGGCCAGGATAAAGGGGGCCTTCGGGCTCCGGATTCCTTACTGGAGAGACTCGCTCCGGTCGATGCTCAAGGAACTCAAGGCAACTTCTGAAAATTAG
- a CDS encoding dTDP-4-dehydrorhamnose 3,5-epimerase family protein, translating into MFKDGPIEGIVIKELKRYADDRGWLMELFRTDEISEEYVPVMTYVSLTRPGVARGPHEHMDQADYFCFAGPSDFKVYLWDNRPESPTFGNRMAFVAGESNPSVVIVPKKVVHAYRNVGSEDGLVINCPNRLFKGNGKKEPVDEVRYENDPKSPYRLD; encoded by the coding sequence ATGTTCAAGGACGGGCCGATTGAGGGTATTGTGATAAAGGAGCTCAAGAGGTATGCGGACGACCGCGGGTGGCTGATGGAGCTCTTCCGCACGGATGAAATTTCAGAGGAGTACGTTCCCGTCATGACCTATGTCTCGCTTACGAGGCCGGGTGTGGCGAGGGGGCCGCACGAGCACATGGACCAGGCCGATTATTTCTGCTTTGCCGGGCCGTCGGACTTCAAGGTGTATCTCTGGGACAACAGGCCCGAGTCGCCGACCTTCGGGAACAGGATGGCCTTCGTGGCCGGGGAATCAAACCCCTCGGTCGTCATCGTCCCCAAAAAGGTCGTCCACGCGTACAGGAACGTGGGGAGCGAGGACGGGCTCGTCATAAACTGCCCGAACAGGCTCTTTAAGGGGAACGGCAAAAAGGAGCCGGTTGACGAGGTGAGATACGAGAACGACCCCAAATCCCCCTACAGGCTGGATTGA